From one Cyanobacterium stanieri PCC 7202 genomic stretch:
- a CDS encoding Protein of unknown function DUF2499 (PFAM: Protein of unknown function (DUF2499)~InterPro IPR019634~KEGG: cyh:Cyan8802_4049 hypothetical protein~PFAM: Protein of unknown function DUF2499~SPTR: Putative uncharacterized protein;~manually curated) has product MHALSIPTWIVHVSSVIEWIAAIWFIWRYAEVTGEDSWRWLAWGMLPALVSAMCACTWHFYDNLPSLEWLVTIQALTTVIGNCTLCLGAWRIWSFATKE; this is encoded by the coding sequence ATGCACGCATTATCAATTCCAACCTGGATAGTTCACGTGTCTAGCGTCATCGAATGGATTGCTGCCATTTGGTTTATCTGGCGCTATGCAGAGGTTACAGGGGAAGATAGTTGGCGTTGGTTGGCATGGGGTATGTTACCTGCTTTGGTAAGCGCCATGTGTGCCTGTACTTGGCATTTTTATGATAATCTCCCCAGTTTAGAATGGTTAGTCACCATCCAAGCCCTAACTACTGTGATTGGTAATTGTACCCTTTGTTTAGGTGCTTGGAGAATATGGAGTTTTGCGACAAAGGAATAA
- a CDS encoding Nicotinate-nucleotide-dimethylbenzimidazolephosp horibosyltransferase (PFAM: Phosphoribosyltransferase~TIGRFAM: TIGR00303 family protein~COGs: COG2038 NaMN:DMB phosphoribosyltransferase~InterPro IPR003200:IPR002805~KEGG: cyt:cce_1085 hypothetical protein~PFAM: Nicotinate-nucleotide-dimethylbenzimidazole phosphoribosyltransferase~SPTR: Nicotinate-nucleotide-dimethylbenzimidazole phosphoribosyltransferase) gives MMFPDAINIYNNYERGIKWLNRYRGCRPIFTCTLGFTDTALIEGISAAGATPQSRRYTALADAEFLLNGITPHPVYPLPPLTVGVSPTVISRAVVKMFDLPVYVFNAGLVAYPSVSTIDLKGKGALCVTTGKALPLGVVMDLYEKGLQWGKTLANQGGDSYLILSECVVAGTTTALAVLTALGIHAQGMINSSHAVCNHGQKWQVVEKGLKNAHFSGSTTPFDIVAGVGDPMQIFVAGVASSASEKVGVMLAGGTQMLAVYALIRAIKKGFYSATNLHNIIVGTTRWVAEDETGDTVGLAKMVGDVPLCATGLDFTKSSYPSLRCYERGFVKEGVGAGGSAIASHLLNTTPEQLMIAIEGILSTFPDATIRQ, from the coding sequence ATGATGTTCCCCGATGCTATCAATATCTACAATAACTATGAAAGAGGAATAAAATGGCTTAATCGTTACCGTGGTTGTCGTCCTATTTTTACCTGTACCCTTGGTTTTACCGATACTGCTTTGATTGAAGGTATTTCAGCGGCAGGGGCAACCCCGCAGTCTCGCCGTTATACGGCTCTAGCGGATGCGGAATTTTTGCTTAATGGTATTACCCCCCATCCTGTGTACCCTCTTCCTCCCCTTACGGTGGGAGTGTCTCCTACGGTTATTAGTAGGGCGGTGGTGAAGATGTTTGATTTACCTGTGTATGTTTTTAATGCTGGTTTGGTGGCATATCCTTCGGTGAGTACCATTGATTTGAAGGGAAAGGGGGCGCTATGTGTAACGACGGGGAAGGCTTTACCTCTAGGGGTAGTGATGGATTTGTATGAAAAGGGTTTGCAATGGGGAAAAACATTAGCTAATCAAGGGGGTGATAGTTATTTAATCCTGAGTGAGTGTGTGGTGGCAGGTACCACCACTGCTTTGGCTGTATTGACGGCGTTGGGTATCCATGCCCAGGGAATGATTAATAGTAGCCATGCGGTATGTAACCATGGGCAAAAATGGCAGGTGGTAGAAAAGGGATTAAAAAATGCTCATTTTTCTGGTTCTACAACTCCTTTTGATATTGTGGCAGGGGTGGGAGATCCTATGCAGATTTTTGTGGCAGGGGTGGCTTCTTCTGCTTCTGAAAAGGTGGGGGTAATGTTGGCAGGGGGGACGCAAATGTTGGCGGTATATGCTTTGATTAGGGCTATTAAAAAGGGTTTTTATTCTGCTACTAATTTACATAATATTATTGTGGGTACTACCCGATGGGTGGCGGAGGATGAAACGGGGGATACGGTTGGTTTGGCTAAAATGGTGGGTGATGTTCCCCTCTGTGCCACGGGATTAGATTTTACTAAGTCCAGTTATCCTAGTTTACGGTGTTATGAGCGTGGTTTTGTCAAAGAGGGGGTAGGTGCTGGGGGAAGTGCGATCGCATCTCATCTTTTAAATACAACGCCCGAACAATTAATGATTGCCATAGAAGGTATTTTGTCCACCTTCCCTGATGCCACGATTCGCCAATAA
- a CDS encoding glucose-6-phosphate isomerase (PFAM: Phosphoglucose isomerase~COGs: COG0166 Glucose-6-phosphate isomerase~InterPro IPR001672:IPR018189~KEGG: cyh:Cyan8802_0452 glucose-6-phosphate isomerase~PFAM: phosphoglucose isomerase (PGI)~SPTR: Glucose-6-phosphate isomerase), with amino-acid sequence MMDNLQLWQRYQDWLYYHEGLGLYVDISRMGFDDDFYNNLQPKFVDAFEAVAKLEQGAIANPDEKRMVGHYWLRNADIAPNQEIKKEINDSLTKIKAFATDIHSGKITTPNGEKFTDLLSIGIGGSALGPQFVSSALTTTHPPLKIHFIDNTDPAGIDRTLAEIGDKLKTTLVLVISKSGGTPETRNGMLEAKKAYEDKGLNFSDYAVAITMMDSSSKLYKVAQEDKWLECFAMFDWVGGRTSELSAVGLLPAALEGIDIQGMLDGAREMDIATRIPDVKKNPAALLALGWYYAGNGKGEKDMVILPYKDSLLLFSRYLQQLVMESLGKEEDLDGNKVYQGIAVYGNKGSTDQHAYVQQLREGVANFFVTFIEVLKDRAGNSLELEPNTTSGDYLSGLLQGTRKALYDNGRDSITVTVNEVSPKIVGALIALYERAVSIYAYLINVNAYHQPGVEAGKKAAASILDLQQKVLEVVKSSNNSLTITDIASKVDGQEIEAIYKILRHLEANNRGITLKGDRTMPSKLIVNYHQ; translated from the coding sequence ATGATGGATAATTTACAATTGTGGCAACGTTATCAAGACTGGCTTTATTATCATGAAGGTTTAGGGCTTTATGTTGATATAAGTCGCATGGGTTTTGATGATGATTTTTACAACAATCTGCAACCAAAATTTGTTGATGCTTTTGAGGCGGTGGCTAAGTTAGAGCAAGGTGCGATCGCCAATCCTGATGAAAAAAGAATGGTAGGGCATTATTGGTTACGCAATGCCGACATAGCGCCCAATCAGGAAATTAAGAAAGAAATTAACGATAGTCTGACGAAAATAAAAGCATTTGCCACGGACATCCACTCAGGCAAGATTACCACCCCTAACGGAGAAAAGTTCACCGATTTACTATCCATTGGCATCGGAGGCTCTGCTTTGGGCCCTCAGTTTGTTTCCTCTGCCCTCACCACAACCCATCCTCCTTTAAAGATTCATTTTATTGATAACACAGATCCTGCAGGAATCGATCGCACTTTAGCCGAGATTGGAGATAAATTAAAAACTACCCTAGTCTTAGTAATTAGTAAATCAGGGGGTACTCCTGAAACCCGTAACGGGATGTTGGAAGCCAAAAAAGCCTACGAAGATAAGGGTTTAAACTTCTCTGACTATGCGGTAGCTATTACCATGATGGACAGTAGCAGTAAATTGTACAAAGTCGCCCAAGAAGACAAATGGCTCGAATGTTTTGCCATGTTTGACTGGGTAGGGGGGCGCACCTCCGAATTATCTGCAGTGGGATTGTTACCTGCCGCCCTTGAGGGCATCGATATTCAGGGAATGTTAGACGGTGCTAGGGAGATGGATATAGCTACTCGCATTCCTGATGTCAAAAAAAATCCTGCCGCCCTCCTTGCCCTTGGTTGGTATTATGCAGGGAATGGTAAGGGTGAGAAAGACATGGTGATCTTACCCTACAAAGATAGTTTATTATTGTTTAGTCGTTATCTACAGCAGTTGGTGATGGAGTCTTTGGGTAAAGAGGAAGACTTGGACGGTAACAAGGTTTATCAGGGTATTGCTGTATATGGTAACAAAGGCTCAACGGATCAACACGCCTATGTACAACAGTTGAGGGAAGGGGTTGCCAATTTCTTTGTCACTTTTATTGAGGTGTTAAAGGATAGGGCTGGAAATTCGTTAGAATTAGAACCTAACACCACCAGCGGTGATTATCTTTCAGGGTTGTTGCAGGGTACGAGAAAAGCTCTTTATGATAATGGTAGGGATTCCATTACGGTGACGGTTAATGAGGTTTCCCCCAAAATTGTTGGTGCTTTAATTGCTCTCTATGAAAGGGCGGTAAGTATTTATGCATATTTAATTAATGTTAATGCTTACCATCAACCGGGGGTTGAGGCAGGGAAGAAGGCAGCGGCTTCTATTTTGGATTTACAACAGAAGGTTTTAGAAGTAGTTAAAAGCTCTAATAATTCTTTGACAATTACTGATATTGCCAGTAAAGTTGATGGTCAAGAAATTGAGGCTATTTATAAAATTTTGCGTCATTTAGAGGCTAACAATAGAGGAATAACTTTGAAGGGCGATCGCACCATGCCTAGTAAATTAATAGTTAACTATCATCAATAA
- a CDS encoding pentapeptide repeat protein (PFAM: Pentapeptide repeats (8 copies)~COGs: COG1357 Uncharacterized low-complexity protein~InterPro IPR001646~KEGG: amr:AM1_1200 pentapeptide repeat-containing protein~PFAM: pentapeptide repeat protein~SPTR: Pentapeptide repeat protein): MKNPIHFLMTEDILGWNQWRKENPNLIPHLQGQDLSHRDLQNINLSEVILSGANLSNVNLRGANCRNANFDGVNFTNAVIHQSNLSKASMKNTNFSHAHITDTDFSGVNLNGSNLSKVKLIDCYFIKANLKLVIVNGSDLTNSYFTQANLTDADFKNSKLKNVDLSNVNAMGADFTRCDLTGANIEDWVIDRTTKLNQVYCSYFYWALNQQIDTNSSNLCDLTTFLNQKSDNTRVIMKENKINFSPAVLNSYSSQPREAKTTPVNYKQKYLESSIQRLQNNWKNYPNPINN, from the coding sequence ATGAAAAATCCAATCCATTTTTTAATGACTGAAGACATCTTGGGATGGAATCAATGGAGAAAAGAAAATCCAAATCTGATTCCCCATTTACAAGGACAAGATTTAAGCCATCGGGATTTGCAAAATATCAATCTTAGTGAAGTAATCTTATCAGGGGCAAATTTGAGTAATGTTAATTTAAGGGGTGCTAATTGTCGTAATGCCAATTTTGACGGGGTAAATTTTACCAACGCTGTAATTCATCAGAGCAACTTGAGTAAAGCCAGTATGAAAAACACCAATTTTAGCCATGCCCATATTACTGATACTGATTTTAGTGGTGTTAATTTAAATGGCAGTAATTTGAGTAAAGTTAAATTAATTGATTGTTATTTTATTAAGGCGAATTTAAAACTGGTCATTGTTAATGGATCTGATTTAACTAATTCTTATTTTACTCAAGCTAATTTGACCGATGCTGATTTTAAAAATAGCAAGTTAAAAAATGTTGATCTAAGTAATGTCAATGCCATGGGTGCAGATTTTACCAGATGTGATTTAACGGGGGCAAATATTGAGGATTGGGTTATTGATAGGACAACAAAATTAAATCAAGTTTATTGCAGTTATTTTTACTGGGCGTTAAACCAGCAAATTGATACAAATAGCTCTAATTTATGCGATTTGACAACTTTTCTCAATCAAAAATCTGACAATACTAGGGTAATAATGAAAGAAAATAAGATAAATTTTAGCCCTGCTGTTTTGAATAGTTATTCATCCCAGCCAAGAGAGGCAAAAACAACACCAGTAAACTATAAACAAAAGTATCTTGAATCTTCCATTCAAAGATTACAAAATAACTGGAAAAATTATCCTAATCCAATAAATAATTGA
- a CDS encoding extracellular solute-binding protein family 1 (PFAM: Bacterial extracellular solute-binding protein~COGs: COG0687 Spermidine/putrescine-binding periplasmic protein~InterPro IPR006059:IPR001188~KEGG: ter:Tery_2833 periplasmic polyamine-binding protein of ABC transporter~PFAM: extracellular solute-binding protein family 1~SPTR: Periplasmic polyamine-binding protein of ABC transporter) — protein MNRRSFILTSTALTLGSLISGCQANHDLKILLLQGSIPVQLIRAFNQELNSEKNINFNPQANLAEIYRLLEKWQGKTTPATEESRFQFPSLPFIQSEIEKADLVTLGNYWLSLAIQENLIQPLNQNELNNWANIPPVFQNLVMRNNQGDIDGNGQIWGAPYRWGYTMIAYREDKIAPLGFTPKDWSDLWRVELMNQISLLSQPREIIGLILKKLGYSYNTNNIQEIEDVYRELTTLNNQVKFYDSTNYLQPLINGDTWLAVGWSTDILPVLEQHRNIRAVIPESGTSLWADIWVQPYENNLSEEKLGEIYRWINYCWQEDSATRINFFTKGNSPILSAENANNRLQMSEEIFAKSEFIEPLPETIMAQYNELWQGLNN, from the coding sequence ATGAACCGTAGATCTTTTATTCTTACTAGCACAGCCCTTACTCTTGGCAGTTTAATCAGCGGTTGCCAAGCAAATCATGACCTAAAAATATTACTGCTTCAAGGCTCAATCCCGGTTCAATTAATTAGGGCTTTTAATCAAGAATTAAATTCAGAAAAAAATATCAATTTTAATCCCCAAGCAAATCTAGCGGAAATATACCGTTTATTAGAGAAATGGCAGGGAAAAACCACCCCCGCCACCGAAGAATCTCGTTTTCAATTTCCCTCCCTTCCTTTTATTCAATCTGAGATAGAAAAAGCCGACTTAGTTACTCTGGGCAACTATTGGTTATCCCTTGCTATTCAAGAAAATTTAATTCAACCCCTCAACCAAAATGAATTAAATAACTGGGCGAATATACCTCCTGTTTTTCAAAATCTAGTGATGAGAAATAATCAAGGCGATATTGATGGTAATGGACAAATATGGGGGGCGCCTTATCGTTGGGGTTATACAATGATTGCTTATCGAGAGGATAAAATTGCACCTTTGGGCTTTACTCCCAAAGATTGGTCTGATTTATGGCGTGTGGAACTAATGAATCAAATTTCTTTATTAAGTCAACCAAGGGAAATTATCGGTTTAATTCTCAAAAAATTAGGTTATTCTTATAATACTAATAATATACAAGAAATTGAAGATGTTTATCGAGAGTTAACAACTTTAAATAATCAAGTAAAATTTTACGATTCTACTAATTATTTACAGCCATTAATTAATGGTGATACTTGGTTAGCTGTGGGGTGGTCAACGGATATATTACCAGTGTTGGAACAGCATCGTAATATTAGGGCGGTTATACCCGAATCAGGGACAAGTCTTTGGGCAGATATTTGGGTACAACCCTATGAAAATAATCTTTCCGAAGAAAAATTAGGAGAAATATATCGTTGGATAAATTATTGTTGGCAGGAAGATTCTGCCACAAGAATCAACTTTTTTACTAAGGGAAATTCTCCTATTTTATCGGCTGAAAATGCTAATAATAGATTACAAATGAGTGAAGAAATTTTCGCTAAAAGTGAATTTATTGAGCCATTACCAGAAACGATAATGGCTCAATATAATGAACTTTGGCAAGGGTTAAATAATTGA
- a CDS encoding hypothetical protein (KEGG: ter:Tery_1554 hypothetical protein~SPTR: Putative uncharacterized protein) produces the protein MTIQRQEIWQLNQKIEQLYAIVKQLGHRIGWEGVEDLCFSVQSNSNDFELVNDFTARQQDLKLQAMDSEDVLMEEYSGENGLEFGQDSHKDVLVDENENSPKRFPINSLPEDDISCEDQVQRLTAQLTAAYHRIASLEDQLLANRGIREGGQNTFYGNH, from the coding sequence ATGACTATACAAAGACAAGAGATTTGGCAATTAAATCAAAAAATAGAACAACTTTATGCCATTGTAAAACAATTGGGTCATCGTATCGGTTGGGAAGGAGTAGAGGATTTATGTTTCAGTGTGCAAAGCAATTCTAATGATTTTGAGTTAGTCAATGATTTTACCGCTCGTCAACAGGATTTAAAATTACAAGCTATGGATTCGGAAGATGTTTTAATGGAGGAATATTCTGGTGAGAATGGTTTGGAATTTGGTCAGGATAGCCATAAAGATGTTTTAGTGGATGAAAACGAAAATAGTCCGAAAAGATTTCCTATCAATTCCCTTCCTGAAGATGATATATCCTGTGAAGATCAAGTGCAAAGATTAACCGCCCAATTAACGGCGGCTTATCATCGTATTGCTTCTTTAGAAGATCAATTATTGGCGAATCGTGGCATCAGGGAAGGTGGACAAAATACCTTCTATGGCAATCATTAA
- a CDS encoding Proto-chlorophyllide reductase 57 kD subunit (PFAM: Proto-chlorophyllide reductase 57 kD subunit~InterPro IPR013580~KEGG: cya:CYA_1745 light-independent protochlorophyllide reductase, B subunit, truncation~PFAM: Proto-chlorophyllide reductase 57 kD subunit~SPTR: Light-independent protochlorophyllide reductase, B subunit, truncation) — MEWTSEAEAKLKEIPFFVRPAARKKIEKFAQEKGETTITVEVYQQAKAKFN, encoded by the coding sequence ATGGAATGGACTTCAGAAGCAGAAGCAAAATTGAAAGAAATACCTTTTTTTGTGCGCCCCGCAGCCAGAAAGAAGATTGAAAAATTTGCCCAAGAAAAGGGTGAAACAACTATTACTGTGGAAGTTTATCAACAAGCAAAGGCAAAGTTTAATTAG
- a CDS encoding biotin carboxylase (PFAM: Carbamoyl-phosphate synthase L chain, ATP binding domain; Biotin carboxylase C-terminal domain; Carbamoyl-phosphate synthase L chain, N-terminal domain~TIGRFAM: acetyl-CoA carboxylase, biotin carboxylase subunit~COGs: COG4770 Acetyl/propionyl-CoA carboxylase alpha subunit~InterProIPR011761:IPR011764:IPR005481:IPR005479:IPR 005482:IPR004549~KEGG: cyt:cce_3275 acetyl-CoA carboxylase biotin carboxylase subunit~PFAM: Carbamoyl-phosphate synthase L chain ATP-binding; Carbamoyl-phosphate synthetase large chain domain protein; biotin carboxylase domain protein~SPTR: Acetyl-CoA carboxylase;~TIGRFAM: acetyl-CoA carboxylase, biotin carboxylase): MSFSKILIANRGEIALRIIHSCEEMGIATVAVHSTIDRDSLHVKLADESVCIGPPSSNKSYLNIPNIISAALTRGAEAIHPGYGFLAENARFAQICADHQLTFIGPRPESITSMGDKSTAKKTMEQAGVPTIPGSKGLLTDDQEALRVAAEIGYPVIIKATAGGGGRGMRLVHQEADLVRLFHAAKGEAEAAFGNGGVYMEKFIELPRHIEFQILADNYGNVVHLGERDCSIQRRHQKLLEEAPSAILNPKLRQKMGQAAVRAAKSINYVGAGTVEFLVDKYGNFYFMEMNTRIQVEHPVTEMITGLDLIKEQIAIAQGDRLSFSQKDIQLRGHAIECRINAEDPNHDFRPNPGKIIAYLPPGGPGVRMDSFVYPDYQIPAYYDSLIGKLIVWGEDRPTAIKRMKRALRECAITGIPTTIDFHRKILNHPEFIAGNVYTNFVGEHFK, encoded by the coding sequence ATGTCGTTTTCCAAAATCTTAATTGCTAATCGAGGCGAAATCGCCTTACGAATCATCCACAGTTGTGAAGAAATGGGAATTGCCACCGTTGCGGTTCATTCTACCATTGATCGTGATTCTCTTCATGTTAAGTTAGCAGATGAGAGCGTTTGTATTGGTCCTCCTTCTAGTAACAAGAGTTATTTAAATATTCCTAATATTATCTCTGCGGCCCTGACTCGGGGTGCTGAAGCGATTCACCCTGGTTATGGATTTTTGGCAGAAAATGCCCGTTTTGCCCAAATATGCGCAGATCATCAATTGACTTTTATTGGGCCTCGTCCTGAGTCTATTACTTCCATGGGGGATAAATCCACCGCTAAAAAAACCATGGAACAGGCAGGAGTGCCTACAATTCCGGGCAGTAAGGGTTTGTTAACCGATGATCAAGAAGCCCTCAGAGTGGCGGCAGAAATTGGCTATCCTGTGATTATCAAGGCGACCGCAGGGGGCGGTGGTAGAGGGATGCGTTTGGTGCATCAAGAGGCGGATTTGGTGCGTCTTTTCCATGCCGCAAAGGGGGAGGCAGAAGCTGCCTTCGGCAATGGGGGAGTATATATGGAGAAGTTTATTGAGTTACCCCGTCACATTGAATTTCAAATTTTGGCGGACAATTATGGTAATGTGGTACACCTTGGGGAAAGGGATTGTTCTATTCAAAGAAGGCATCAGAAGTTGTTGGAGGAAGCACCTTCGGCAATTTTGAATCCTAAGTTACGGCAAAAGATGGGACAGGCGGCGGTAAGGGCGGCTAAGTCGATTAATTATGTGGGTGCTGGTACGGTGGAATTTTTGGTGGATAAGTATGGTAATTTCTATTTTATGGAAATGAATACCCGTATTCAGGTTGAGCATCCTGTAACTGAGATGATTACGGGATTGGATTTGATTAAGGAACAAATTGCGATCGCACAGGGTGATAGATTATCATTTTCTCAGAAGGATATACAATTACGGGGTCATGCCATCGAATGTCGTATTAATGCTGAAGATCCTAACCATGATTTTAGACCAAATCCGGGTAAAATTATCGCCTATTTACCCCCCGGAGGGCCAGGGGTGCGCATGGATTCTTTTGTTTATCCTGATTATCAAATTCCTGCCTATTATGATTCTTTAATTGGTAAACTCATTGTATGGGGTGAGGATAGACCAACCGCCATCAAGAGAATGAAACGGGCTTTACGAGAATGTGCCATTACGGGAATACCGACGACTATTGATTTTCATCGTAAGATTTTAAATCATCCTGAGTTTATCGCTGGGAATGTTTATACTAATTTTGTGGGAGAACATTTTAAGTAA
- a CDS encoding hypothetical protein (KEGG: syn:sll1381 hypothetical protein~SPTR: Sll1381 protein), with the protein MANLEALLLMAEDELTEYSTNARKIEKLRRKIGIALPYHQQQQLKQELLEKKPKGMLFKKIEESRQTFALPFWGIAGLGLLFGISSHQYLDFIATAIALPIAIKIQQLGWKLEAQTLLLKTFEDIEERMKN; encoded by the coding sequence ATGGCAAATTTAGAAGCACTTTTGCTCATGGCAGAGGATGAGTTGACCGAGTATAGCACCAATGCCCGTAAAATTGAAAAATTACGCCGTAAAATCGGTATAGCCCTACCCTATCATCAACAACAACAATTAAAGCAGGAATTGTTAGAAAAAAAGCCCAAGGGTATGTTATTTAAAAAAATTGAGGAAAGCCGTCAAACTTTTGCCCTGCCTTTTTGGGGCATCGCAGGATTAGGTTTATTATTTGGTATATCATCCCACCAATATCTTGATTTTATCGCAACGGCGATCGCCCTTCCCATTGCCATCAAAATCCAACAACTAGGATGGAAATTAGAAGCGCAAACCTTATTATTAAAAACCTTTGAAGACATTGAAGAGAGAATGAAAAACTGA
- a CDS encoding hypothetical protein (PFAM: Bacterial transferase hexapeptide (three repeats)~COGs: COG1045 Serine acetyltransferase~InterPro IPR001451~KEGG: cyh:Cyan8802_4354 hypothetical protein~SPTR: Putative uncharacterized protein) encodes MKNIIKKIWFYIKFIIFSPLLIAYYFTTEKELIQKDVIKWVECLSMEQNSLIIQLIKLLQQAPEYRNLYYFRLLKGNFLAKITMYVLRIIYRPCGYFFLDNSCNIGSGLFIQHGFSTIIMADMGENCWINQQVTIGYKDKTGRPKIGNNVRITAGAKVLGNIEIGDNVVIGANAVVTKNVPPNCVVVGIPAYIIKRDGEKVKQELR; translated from the coding sequence ATGAAAAATATCATCAAAAAAATATGGTTTTATATTAAATTTATTATTTTTTCTCCCCTACTAATAGCCTACTATTTCACCACAGAAAAAGAACTGATCCAAAAAGATGTTATAAAGTGGGTTGAATGCCTATCAATGGAGCAAAATAGTTTAATTATTCAATTAATAAAACTACTACAACAAGCCCCAGAATATCGTAACTTATATTATTTTCGTCTCTTAAAAGGTAATTTTTTAGCCAAAATAACCATGTATGTTTTGAGGATAATTTATCGCCCTTGTGGTTATTTTTTCCTCGATAACTCTTGTAACATTGGCTCAGGCTTATTCATTCAACACGGTTTTAGTACCATCATTATGGCAGACATGGGCGAAAATTGTTGGATAAATCAACAAGTAACCATCGGTTATAAAGACAAAACAGGTAGACCAAAAATTGGTAACAATGTCAGAATTACCGCAGGGGCGAAAGTATTGGGAAATATCGAAATTGGTGATAACGTAGTAATCGGTGCCAATGCCGTAGTCACCAAAAATGTACCCCCTAACTGTGTAGTGGTGGGAATACCCGCTTACATTATCAAAAGAGATGGGGAAAAGGTAAAACAAGAGTTAAGATAA